The [Bacillus] selenitireducens MLS10 genome includes a region encoding these proteins:
- the gpmI gene encoding 2,3-bisphosphoglycerate-independent phosphoglycerate mutase: MSKQPRALIILDGYALRDETEGNAVAQANTPNFDRYWNQYPHATLKASGLAVGLPEGQMGNSEVGHMNIGAGRVVYQSLTKANLAIEDGTFFENDVFNQAIQHVEDKDSALHLFGLLSDGGVHSHIKHLFALLEMAKKKDLKKVYVHAFLDGRDVGPTTGKTYVAQLEEKMKELGVGEIATLQGRYYAMDRDKRWDRVEKSYRSMVYGDGEMFPDALSALESSYASDVHDEFVLPTVMTKEDGKTPVATLEDNDAVIFFNFRPDRAIQLSQVFTTDEFDGFDRGDKFPRDLFFASLTKYSDAVNTHIAYPPTSLDKVLGEVVADAGLNQLRIAETEKYPHVTFFFSGGREQEFKGETRVLIDSPKVATYDLKPEMSAYEVTDALLSEINKDQHDMIILNFANPDMVGHSGMLEPTVKAVETVDECLGKIVDLIHEKGGEAIITADHGNADMLVDEEGGPMTAHTTNPVPVIVTKDGITLREDGVLGDLAPTMLELLGVAQPSPMDGKSLIKK; the protein is encoded by the coding sequence TACCCCGAATTTTGACCGTTACTGGAATCAGTACCCGCACGCCACACTCAAAGCTTCCGGGCTGGCGGTCGGACTTCCGGAAGGTCAAATGGGGAATTCTGAAGTCGGGCACATGAACATCGGCGCAGGCCGGGTCGTGTACCAGAGTCTGACGAAAGCCAATCTTGCCATTGAAGACGGCACGTTCTTTGAAAACGACGTCTTCAACCAGGCGATTCAGCACGTCGAAGACAAGGACAGCGCCCTTCACCTGTTCGGCCTTCTCTCTGACGGCGGTGTTCACAGTCACATTAAGCATTTGTTCGCCCTGCTTGAAATGGCGAAGAAAAAAGACTTGAAAAAGGTTTACGTTCACGCGTTTCTCGATGGCCGTGATGTTGGTCCGACGACGGGAAAGACGTATGTGGCTCAGCTTGAAGAGAAAATGAAAGAACTCGGTGTCGGTGAAATTGCCACCCTTCAGGGCAGATACTATGCCATGGACCGTGACAAGCGCTGGGATCGTGTGGAGAAGAGCTATCGTTCCATGGTGTACGGTGATGGCGAAATGTTCCCGGATGCCCTTTCTGCGCTCGAATCGTCCTATGCGTCGGACGTCCACGATGAATTCGTATTGCCGACCGTCATGACGAAAGAAGACGGCAAGACGCCGGTAGCGACACTTGAGGATAACGATGCAGTCATTTTCTTCAATTTCCGCCCGGACCGTGCGATTCAGCTGTCCCAGGTCTTTACGACAGATGAGTTCGACGGCTTTGACCGTGGTGATAAGTTCCCGAGGGATTTGTTCTTTGCATCCCTGACGAAGTACAGCGATGCCGTGAACACGCATATCGCCTATCCGCCGACGAGTCTTGATAAAGTCCTCGGTGAAGTGGTGGCCGATGCAGGTCTCAATCAGCTGCGCATTGCTGAGACGGAAAAATATCCGCATGTGACGTTTTTCTTCAGCGGTGGCCGGGAACAGGAATTCAAGGGAGAGACACGGGTTCTGATTGATTCCCCGAAAGTCGCGACCTATGATCTGAAGCCGGAGATGAGCGCTTATGAAGTGACGGACGCCCTTCTCAGTGAAATCAATAAAGATCAGCACGACATGATTATCCTGAACTTTGCCAACCCGGATATGGTCGGCCATTCAGGCATGCTTGAACCAACCGTGAAAGCGGTGGAAACCGTTGATGAGTGTCTTGGTAAAATCGTCGATCTCATTCATGAGAAAGGCGGCGAGGCCATTATCACGGCAGATCACGGCAATGCGGATATGCTCGTTGATGAAGAGGGCGGTCCAATGACAGCCCATACGACGAACCCGGTTCCGGTAATCGTGACGAAAGACGGCATCACCCTTCGTGAAGACGGCGTACTCGGTGATTTGGCGCCGACGATGCTCGAACTCCTCGGAGTGGCCCAGCCGTCTCCGATGGATGGGAAGTCTCTTATTAAGAAGTAA
- the eno gene encoding phosphopyruvate hydratase — protein MTVITDVYARQVLDSRGNPTVEVEVHTESGAFGRAIVPSGASTGEYEAVELRDGGDAWMGKGVTKAVENVNEIIAPELVGYDALDQLGIDQLMIDLDGTPNKAKLGANAILGVSMATARAAADALGLPLYVYLGGFNAKTLPTPMMNILNGGEHADNNVDIQEFMVMPVGAESFTEALQMGAEIFHNLKKVLSSKGYNTAVGDEGGFAPNLKSNEEALSTIIEAIEKAGYKPGEQVQLAMDAAASEIYEDGKYHLKGEGRVLTSQEMVDFYAELCDKYPIISIEDGLDENDWEGFKLMTERLGDKVQIVGDDLFVTNTDKLSRGIQEGIGNSILIKVNQIGTLSETFEAIEMAKRAGYTNVISHRSGETEDSTIADIAVATNAGQIKTGAPSRTDRVAKYNQLLRIEDELQYIGQYAGKAAFYNLNNK, from the coding sequence ATGACAGTAATTACAGATGTATATGCACGCCAGGTATTGGATTCCCGCGGTAACCCGACAGTAGAGGTGGAAGTACACACAGAAAGCGGCGCATTTGGCCGCGCGATCGTACCAAGTGGTGCGTCAACAGGTGAATACGAAGCGGTTGAACTCCGTGACGGCGGCGACGCTTGGATGGGTAAAGGCGTTACAAAGGCTGTTGAGAACGTCAATGAAATTATTGCCCCTGAGCTTGTCGGTTACGACGCCCTTGACCAGCTTGGCATCGACCAGCTGATGATCGACCTCGACGGTACACCGAACAAAGCGAAGCTCGGTGCCAACGCGATCCTTGGTGTATCCATGGCGACTGCACGTGCAGCGGCGGATGCGCTCGGTTTACCATTGTACGTCTATCTTGGCGGATTCAATGCGAAGACATTGCCAACACCGATGATGAATATCTTAAACGGTGGTGAGCACGCAGACAACAACGTGGACATCCAGGAATTCATGGTGATGCCGGTTGGTGCGGAAAGCTTCACGGAAGCCCTTCAGATGGGTGCGGAAATTTTCCACAACCTGAAGAAGGTTCTCTCTTCCAAAGGTTACAACACAGCTGTTGGTGACGAAGGCGGTTTTGCACCGAACCTGAAGTCCAACGAAGAAGCGCTCTCCACGATCATCGAAGCCATCGAAAAAGCAGGCTACAAGCCTGGCGAACAGGTTCAGCTTGCCATGGATGCTGCGGCTTCTGAAATCTATGAAGACGGCAAGTACCACCTTAAAGGCGAAGGCCGTGTGCTGACGTCTCAGGAAATGGTTGACTTCTACGCAGAGCTTTGCGACAAGTACCCGATCATCTCCATTGAAGACGGACTTGACGAGAACGACTGGGAAGGATTCAAGCTCATGACCGAGCGTCTTGGCGACAAGGTGCAAATCGTGGGTGACGACCTCTTCGTTACAAACACGGACAAACTTTCCCGTGGTATTCAAGAAGGCATCGGCAACTCCATCCTGATCAAAGTGAACCAGATCGGTACACTTTCTGAAACGTTTGAAGCGATCGAAATGGCGAAGCGTGCCGGTTACACAAACGTCATCTCCCACCGTTCCGGTGAAACAGAAGACAGCACAATCGCTGATATCGCCGTTGCAACAAACGCCGGACAAATCAAGACAGGTGCACCGTCCCGTACGGACCGTGTTGCCAAGTACAACCAGCTTCTCCGTATTGAAGACGAGCTGCAGTACATTGGCCAGTATGCAGGAAAAGCTGCATTCTATAACCTGAACAACAAGTAA
- a CDS encoding LysR family transcriptional regulator, which produces MNQQQFKILIRLSQTGSLSQIAREMNLSQPTVTFHLKKLTEAAGVTLYQKRGDQIQFTDAGKMLLQYAKDITSLYEEAARIMKEYKEDKRGEILVGASHVPANYVLPPVFLRFTEEHPATKLSVRVGPTPDMIEAIKGKKLDLAIVSSSPIYDPDLFTRRITDDPVKLIVPVSHPLANKQVITLSDLTDVPFILQQKGATRGVIDDWMAKTGTALHVAMELSNMDAVQKMVSLGAGCSILSARSVVEPVSDGVLTTKALPHFDNDRSISVMYRKDRPISERMQRLITLIFQEAAL; this is translated from the coding sequence ATGAACCAGCAGCAGTTTAAGATCCTTATTCGCCTGTCGCAAACCGGCAGCCTCTCACAGATTGCAAGAGAAATGAATCTCAGTCAGCCGACCGTTACCTTTCATCTGAAAAAGCTCACAGAAGCCGCAGGCGTAACCCTCTATCAAAAACGCGGCGATCAGATCCAATTCACGGACGCCGGGAAGATGCTTCTTCAGTATGCCAAGGACATCACGAGCCTTTATGAAGAAGCCGCACGCATCATGAAGGAATACAAAGAGGATAAACGGGGCGAGATCCTGGTTGGTGCGAGTCATGTCCCGGCCAACTATGTCCTTCCCCCGGTGTTTCTTCGCTTCACGGAAGAACACCCTGCGACGAAGCTGTCCGTCCGTGTCGGACCCACCCCTGACATGATCGAGGCCATCAAAGGCAAAAAACTCGACCTCGCCATCGTGTCCTCGTCCCCGATCTATGACCCGGATCTTTTTACAAGGCGGATCACCGATGATCCGGTGAAACTTATCGTCCCTGTCAGCCACCCCCTCGCCAATAAACAGGTAATCACTCTGAGTGACTTGACCGACGTCCCTTTCATTCTTCAGCAAAAAGGGGCCACCCGGGGCGTGATCGATGATTGGATGGCCAAAACCGGAACGGCGCTGCATGTGGCAATGGAACTCTCCAACATGGATGCCGTGCAGAAAATGGTCTCGCTCGGAGCCGGCTGTTCGATTCTTTCCGCCCGCTCGGTCGTCGAACCTGTATCGGACGGGGTCCTGACGACGAAGGCGCTGCCCCATTTCGACAACGACAGATCCATTTCTGTCATGTACCGAAAGGACCGGCCGATATCCGAAAGGATGCAGCGCCTGATTACGCTGATCTTTCAGGAGGCCGCCCTTTAA
- a CDS encoding ABC transporter ATP-binding protein has product MSITLQGIEKSFGNLQALTPIDLTIKGGDFVCLLGPSGCGKTTLLRIIGGLEESDQGRISFSERKIFDHDERINLQPQKRNIGMVFQDFALWPHMTVFENVAYGLRARGRKAEVEDKVMEALNNVQLGSFHARYPHQLSGGQQQRVAIARAIANDPEIILMDEPLSALDATLRDEMRILLQSLVKKLGMTAIYVTHDQHEAMTMADQIVVMNQGRIMQTGSPEEVYREPENETVARFVGKGAILEGMHARHNGIDYLRLNHRVRIPVPQEKATEFSDGTMLTVVIRPEQITLSQTPSECMMAGTVNTASFLGERYEISFTVEGTDELMFAYAKERLKPGETVYFHLDTDRVHIIEKDGSDYVETA; this is encoded by the coding sequence GTGTCGATTACGTTACAAGGCATTGAAAAATCATTTGGAAACCTGCAGGCATTGACTCCGATTGATCTGACCATTAAAGGAGGCGATTTTGTCTGTCTTCTCGGTCCTTCGGGATGCGGGAAAACGACGCTTCTCCGAATCATCGGAGGACTTGAGGAATCCGATCAGGGGAGGATCAGCTTTTCAGAGCGGAAGATCTTTGATCATGATGAACGGATCAACCTTCAGCCGCAAAAGAGGAACATCGGGATGGTGTTTCAGGACTTTGCACTCTGGCCGCATATGACGGTGTTCGAAAACGTCGCATACGGGCTTCGCGCCCGGGGGAGAAAAGCGGAAGTGGAGGACAAAGTGATGGAGGCCCTCAACAACGTGCAGCTCGGCAGTTTTCATGCCCGCTATCCTCATCAGCTGTCCGGTGGTCAGCAGCAGCGCGTCGCCATTGCGAGAGCGATTGCCAATGATCCGGAGATCATTCTGATGGATGAACCGCTCAGCGCGTTGGACGCGACACTTCGTGACGAGATGCGGATTCTCCTTCAGTCACTCGTGAAAAAGCTCGGTATGACGGCGATTTATGTCACACACGATCAGCACGAAGCCATGACAATGGCCGATCAGATTGTCGTCATGAATCAGGGTCGGATCATGCAGACCGGGAGCCCGGAAGAGGTATACCGGGAACCGGAAAATGAGACCGTGGCCCGCTTCGTCGGGAAAGGCGCGATTCTTGAGGGCATGCATGCCCGTCATAACGGCATCGATTATCTCAGACTGAATCACAGAGTCCGGATCCCTGTGCCGCAAGAGAAAGCAACGGAATTCTCGGACGGGACGATGCTTACGGTTGTCATCCGTCCTGAACAGATTACTTTGAGTCAGACACCGTCAGAGTGCATGATGGCTGGCACTGTCAACACCGCAAGTTTTCTCGGCGAGCGTTATGAGATCAGCTTCACGGTGGAGGGAACGGATGAACTGATGTTTGCTTATGCGAAAGAACGGTTGAAACCGGGAGAAACGGTATACTTTCATTTGGATACAGACCGCGTTCATATTATCGAAAAGGATGGGAGCGATTATGTTGAAACAGCATAA
- a CDS encoding type 2 periplasmic-binding domain-containing protein: MLKQHKGWMAAAALVTLAACGNGENEGNSGGNGSASGNDDGGSGKLTLYTSGPGGMAEQLVEAFEEETGIEVDIFQGTTGDVLGRLEGEGANPIADVVALASMPPGHGV; the protein is encoded by the coding sequence ATGTTGAAACAGCATAAAGGATGGATGGCCGCAGCGGCTTTGGTGACACTCGCAGCATGTGGAAATGGTGAAAATGAAGGAAATTCAGGAGGGAACGGCAGTGCTTCAGGAAATGATGACGGGGGTTCAGGAAAGCTGACGCTCTATACATCAGGACCAGGCGGTATGGCAGAACAACTCGTTGAAGCCTTTGAAGAAGAGACGGGTATTGAAGTGGACATTTTTCAGGGAACCACGGGTGATGTGCTCGGACGTCTTGAAGGAGAAGGAGCGAATCCGATTGCAGATGTTGTGGCTCTTGCGAGTATGCCCCCCGGCCATGGAGTTTAA
- a CDS encoding extracellular solute-binding protein has protein sequence MLWLLRVCPPAMEFKENGLTYAYESEYADSLRDGWYDDEFHFYGFSAAALGLSYNTNMVDEPPTDWDGLLDEAYADQIAIPDPQQSGTARDFVAAFIQQEGDAGWELIEQLEANGLQMEGANNPALQSVISGSNALVMAGVDYMVYNNIDAGEPVDIVFPESGTTITPRPAFILESSENKPEAEAYIDFILSDRGQEIVAEAYLLPIRTDIPAHENRAQADDIPSLDFDWTFLEENGQDILEQFLEVVR, from the coding sequence ATGTTGTGGCTCTTGCGAGTATGCCCCCCGGCCATGGAGTTTAAAGAAAACGGCCTGACCTATGCCTATGAATCCGAGTACGCGGACAGTCTCCGGGACGGCTGGTATGATGACGAGTTTCATTTTTACGGATTCAGCGCAGCAGCACTGGGCCTCAGCTACAATACGAATATGGTGGATGAGCCGCCGACTGACTGGGACGGTCTCCTGGACGAGGCGTATGCAGATCAGATTGCCATTCCTGACCCGCAACAGTCCGGTACGGCCCGTGATTTTGTGGCAGCCTTTATCCAGCAGGAAGGGGACGCAGGCTGGGAGCTGATTGAGCAACTTGAAGCAAACGGCCTTCAGATGGAAGGAGCGAACAACCCGGCACTGCAGAGCGTCATCAGTGGCTCGAATGCCCTTGTAATGGCAGGGGTTGACTATATGGTCTACAACAATATTGATGCAGGAGAACCGGTGGACATCGTCTTCCCGGAGAGTGGGACGACCATTACACCGCGTCCGGCCTTTATCCTTGAAAGCTCAGAAAACAAACCGGAAGCGGAAGCCTACATCGATTTTATCCTCTCTGACAGAGGGCAGGAAATCGTCGCAGAAGCCTATCTGCTCCCGATCAGGACGGATATCCCTGCTCACGAAAACCGTGCTCAGGCAGATGACATTCCAAGCCTTGATTTTGACTGGACGTTTCTTGAAGAGAACGGACAGGATATTCTCGAACAGTTCCTAGAGGTTGTGAGATAA
- a CDS encoding ABC transporter permease: MMQIFSERLIQRLNKGAALLALAVLVLFPLVMVLLRGVMPEGEWLGLQAFAILGEDRYIVIFINSMLLGMGVVVGASLLAAPLAYFMARTELRNHRWIDIVLIIPFMTPPYIGAMGWILSMQPNGYAEQLFPFLAGITPYFFTYFGMVLVMSLHLFPFIYLIMRNTLENIGGRLEEAGLIHGGSFSYRLRRIVTPLFFSGYSMGALLVFVKTIGEFGTPVTLGNRIGFYVMTSEIHRYSSVWPLDFGTAAILSTVLLGVSMTIWYIQQWFISRRHTKVVSGKGQTRAYNPLGKYQVFAWLYLAGVLFLAIGVPYFSVASTAFMNIQGDGLAWSNLTLRHFTELFTGSGREALWNSVWLAALAATISVSLGIWFAILIMKRNRAPEKAMDFLSLAPNTVPGIVVVVGLIFFWNAAWNPAGIYNTWMMLVLTYVILYLPFTVQNIKAIYGQMGDSLFQASKMSGASGMYMLRKILLPLIVPGILAGWIMTFTISMRELAGSLILRPPNMHTSATFIYSQFEQGSQAIGMAMALVSVGLTTVVLIVVEHYKDKSQAYRAG; the protein is encoded by the coding sequence ATGATGCAGATTTTCTCTGAAAGACTGATACAGCGTTTGAACAAGGGTGCGGCACTGCTTGCTTTGGCAGTGCTCGTTCTCTTTCCCCTTGTCATGGTGCTGCTTCGCGGCGTCATGCCTGAAGGCGAGTGGCTCGGTCTGCAGGCGTTCGCCATTCTTGGTGAAGACCGGTATATCGTCATTTTCATCAATTCCATGCTTCTTGGTATGGGTGTGGTGGTGGGTGCCTCGCTTTTGGCGGCGCCTCTCGCTTATTTTATGGCAAGAACCGAGCTTCGGAATCACCGTTGGATTGACATCGTGCTGATTATTCCGTTTATGACTCCGCCGTACATTGGGGCGATGGGTTGGATTCTGTCCATGCAGCCGAATGGTTACGCCGAACAGCTCTTTCCGTTTTTGGCCGGGATCACGCCTTACTTCTTTACCTACTTTGGGATGGTGCTCGTCATGAGCCTGCATCTGTTTCCGTTTATTTACCTCATTATGCGTAACACCCTGGAGAACATCGGGGGGCGTCTTGAAGAGGCGGGGCTGATCCACGGAGGCAGTTTTTCTTACCGTCTCAGGCGCATCGTGACTCCGCTCTTTTTCTCAGGCTACAGCATGGGGGCGCTGCTCGTCTTCGTCAAAACGATCGGCGAATTCGGGACGCCGGTCACGCTTGGGAACCGGATTGGTTTCTATGTGATGACGTCTGAGATTCACCGGTATTCGTCGGTGTGGCCCCTTGATTTCGGGACTGCAGCGATTCTCTCCACGGTCCTTCTCGGGGTCAGTATGACGATCTGGTACATCCAGCAGTGGTTTATCAGCCGCCGTCACACGAAGGTCGTATCAGGAAAAGGGCAGACCCGGGCGTATAACCCGCTTGGGAAGTATCAGGTTTTCGCCTGGCTGTACCTTGCGGGCGTTTTGTTTCTTGCCATCGGTGTTCCCTACTTTTCCGTCGCCTCCACGGCCTTTATGAACATTCAGGGTGACGGCCTTGCCTGGTCGAATCTCACCTTGCGTCATTTCACGGAACTGTTTACAGGAAGCGGGCGTGAAGCGCTCTGGAACAGCGTCTGGCTTGCAGCCCTTGCGGCCACGATCAGTGTGAGCCTCGGTATCTGGTTTGCGATCCTCATCATGAAGCGAAACCGCGCGCCGGAAAAGGCAATGGATTTTCTGAGTCTTGCACCGAACACGGTTCCGGGGATCGTTGTGGTTGTCGGTCTGATCTTTTTCTGGAACGCGGCCTGGAATCCTGCAGGGATCTACAACACATGGATGATGCTTGTTCTGACGTATGTGATTCTCTATTTGCCGTTTACCGTGCAAAACATTAAAGCGATATACGGACAGATGGGGGACAGTCTCTTTCAGGCCTCGAAGATGAGTGGGGCGAGCGGGATGTATATGCTGCGGAAGATTCTTCTTCCGCTCATTGTACCAGGGATTCTCGCAGGCTGGATCATGACCTTTACGATCTCCATGCGTGAACTTGCCGGTTCGCTCATTCTCCGGCCGCCGAATATGCACACGTCCGCGACGTTTATTTATTCGCAGTTTGAACAGGGTTCTCAGGCCATCGGGATGGCGATGGCTCTCGTTTCTGTCGGACTGACGACCGTGGTGCTCATCGTTGTGGAGCATTATAAAGACAAATCCCAGGCTTACCGGGCCGGTTAA
- a CDS encoding MBL fold metallo-hydrolase, with translation MNVTSCGGVMEYGRSCFIFDLAGRTLMVDCGISKSAETILERYPDFSKRDPAEVDAVFVTHAHEDHTLGLPFAVRLGLHAPVYASETTIRHTLTYFALWRHAAEQTGMTVPYEQSHEDRVDFVSLPSGKGDWQEMLPGVEVLWGLNGHAPGSCWYAFRDPVSLETVFFSGDYTMSSVLMPFEWPPALSPDLAVMDAAYGVCNTSQKECVNDVLDVVDATIARGKPVVFHAPLSGKGQDWLYLLNAFANEQGCRFETDPALLEETVALFASGEVRSTVLAETDRAAVEQCPVIGTGGSSREIMLISDEWLLKGAAFMDPGALVMTTGPVTPSLKKYVNDHRAELMKLPYHVHPVLDESRALMTHLQPLDTLFSHADPKTTASLEEVLIEQSASKKDR, from the coding sequence ATGAACGTGACATCCTGCGGGGGCGTCATGGAATACGGGCGTTCGTGTTTTATCTTCGACCTCGCCGGACGGACGCTGATGGTGGACTGCGGCATCTCCAAATCGGCAGAGACGATCCTTGAGCGGTACCCGGATTTTTCTAAACGTGATCCTGCGGAGGTTGATGCCGTATTCGTGACGCATGCCCATGAAGATCACACGCTCGGACTGCCGTTTGCGGTGCGTCTCGGGCTGCATGCACCTGTGTATGCGAGTGAGACAACGATTCGTCATACGCTGACGTATTTTGCGCTCTGGCGGCATGCTGCCGAACAGACAGGCATGACGGTTCCGTACGAACAGAGTCATGAAGACAGGGTTGATTTTGTCTCGCTTCCGTCCGGAAAGGGAGACTGGCAGGAGATGCTTCCGGGCGTTGAGGTGCTTTGGGGACTGAACGGACACGCACCCGGATCCTGCTGGTACGCCTTTCGCGATCCAGTCAGTCTCGAGACGGTGTTTTTTTCCGGCGACTACACTATGTCGTCAGTTCTCATGCCTTTTGAATGGCCGCCTGCCCTTTCACCGGACCTCGCTGTGATGGACGCGGCTTACGGTGTCTGCAATACGTCTCAGAAAGAGTGTGTGAACGATGTACTCGACGTTGTTGATGCAACGATAGCCCGGGGGAAGCCCGTCGTCTTTCACGCCCCTCTCAGTGGCAAAGGGCAGGATTGGCTGTATCTCCTGAACGCGTTTGCCAATGAGCAAGGCTGTCGTTTTGAGACCGATCCTGCGCTCCTTGAGGAAACGGTGGCGCTTTTTGCTTCAGGGGAGGTCAGATCGACGGTGCTCGCTGAAACCGACCGTGCTGCCGTTGAGCAGTGTCCTGTGATCGGCACTGGCGGTTCTTCCCGGGAGATCATGCTGATCTCTGATGAGTGGCTCCTGAAGGGTGCTGCGTTTATGGATCCGGGTGCGCTCGTGATGACGACGGGTCCTGTGACGCCCTCTTTAAAAAAGTATGTGAATGATCACCGGGCGGAGCTTATGAAGCTCCCTTATCACGTGCACCCTGTCCTCGATGAGTCACGGGCTCTGATGACACATTTGCAGCCCCTTGATACGTTGTTCAGCCATGCAGATCCAAAGACCACCGCCTCCCTTGAAGAGGTGTTGATCGAACAATCAGCTTCTAAAAAAGACCGATAA
- a CDS encoding Gfo/Idh/MocA family protein, with the protein MNNPAKVVVIGPGLIAKGAHIPHYQKDPRTEVVAVSSHSMASAKEAAEETGVPGYYDDPVQMLEAEKPDLVSVCSPNASHFGDVMAALKAGCHVLCEKPPGVSPLEAVEMEQAAKASGKHLLYGFQNRFNPASIVLKRAVEAGELGFIYHVNVTAMRRRGIPSWGSYTDRAENGGGPLMDVGVHMIDLAMYLTGFPKPVEVMGVTHRRLGHKPGVGLLGAWDPKSFQVEDLATGLIRFENGMSMSIQTSYAANIGKDEHLNVELLGDRGGAETNPFILYQEKYGALFDAKPAYLDESFESDSHARQIRHFIDLVTGKAKPVNVPREGTAIQQIIEALYLSASSKQSVSLAE; encoded by the coding sequence GTGAATAATCCAGCGAAAGTGGTGGTGATCGGGCCCGGTCTGATTGCAAAAGGGGCTCATATTCCCCACTATCAGAAAGATCCGCGAACGGAAGTGGTTGCTGTCAGTTCTCATTCCATGGCGTCGGCAAAAGAAGCGGCAGAAGAAACAGGCGTGCCGGGGTACTATGATGATCCGGTTCAGATGCTTGAAGCGGAAAAGCCGGATCTCGTCAGCGTATGTTCACCGAATGCATCGCACTTCGGTGACGTGATGGCGGCACTGAAGGCCGGGTGTCATGTCCTTTGCGAGAAGCCGCCGGGGGTCTCTCCCCTTGAGGCGGTGGAAATGGAACAGGCGGCGAAAGCGTCCGGCAAACATCTGCTGTACGGCTTTCAGAACCGGTTCAACCCGGCATCCATCGTGTTAAAACGCGCTGTGGAGGCCGGGGAACTCGGATTCATCTATCATGTGAACGTTACCGCCATGCGAAGACGCGGCATCCCGTCGTGGGGGTCGTATACCGACCGTGCTGAGAACGGCGGAGGCCCTTTGATGGATGTCGGGGTGCACATGATTGATCTGGCGATGTATCTGACCGGTTTTCCAAAGCCGGTGGAGGTCATGGGCGTGACCCACAGACGGCTTGGTCATAAACCGGGCGTCGGTCTTTTGGGTGCCTGGGATCCGAAATCGTTTCAGGTTGAGGATCTTGCCACAGGCCTGATCCGGTTTGAGAACGGGATGTCCATGTCCATACAGACGTCCTACGCGGCAAATATCGGGAAAGATGAGCATCTGAATGTTGAACTGCTCGGCGACCGCGGCGGAGCGGAGACGAACCCCTTTATCCTTTATCAGGAAAAGTACGGCGCGCTTTTCGATGCGAAGCCGGCTTATCTCGACGAGTCGTTTGAGAGTGACAGCCATGCCCGCCAGATCCGTCATTTCATCGATCTTGTGACGGGCAAGGCCAAACCTGTGAACGTGCCCCGTGAGGGAACCGCGATTCAGCAGATCATTGAAGCTCTGTATTTGTCAGCATCGTCAAAACAGTCCGTGTCCCTTGCCGAATAA
- the secG gene encoding preprotein translocase subunit SecG, producing the protein MQAFVSVLLVVVSILLIAVVLLQSGRSAGLAGAISGGAEQMVGKQKARGLEAVLSRVTVVLGVLFFVLTLVVAYYI; encoded by the coding sequence TTGCAAGCATTTGTATCAGTATTGCTTGTTGTTGTTTCCATCCTGTTAATCGCAGTGGTTCTATTACAGTCAGGGCGCAGCGCCGGTTTGGCAGGAGCGATTTCAGGTGGAGCAGAACAGATGGTCGGAAAGCAGAAAGCAAGAGGACTCGAAGCGGTCTTATCCCGCGTAACCGTGGTTCTCGGTGTCTTGTTTTTTGTACTGACACTCGTTGTTGCATACTATATTTAA